One Dictyoglomus thermophilum H-6-12 DNA window includes the following coding sequences:
- the csm3 gene encoding type III-A CRISPR-associated RAMP protein Csm3, whose product MNKFIGRLFIEGDIRLLTGLHIGGSRETVEIGGLDNPVIKTIEGIPYIPGSSLKGKIRCLLERARNINPKEGEPCGCGKCEVCLLFGSHNDKTKTLSRVIIRDSFLDQEDFKNNFGKYFDRDIEYTEEKTENIIDRIAGTARYPRTMERVPAGAKFKFSSSIAFYEGDDVEKLVKTFVEGMRMLEDDYLGGSGTRGYGHIKFENLSFYVKPYESYYKDNQRKEIGKSVALTDKDIVEELVKELKEVLKK is encoded by the coding sequence ATGAATAAATTTATAGGAAGGTTATTTATAGAGGGAGATATCAGGTTATTAACAGGTTTACATATTGGAGGATCAAGGGAGACGGTAGAGATAGGAGGACTTGATAATCCAGTTATAAAGACCATAGAGGGAATACCTTATATTCCAGGATCCTCTTTAAAAGGGAAAATAAGATGTTTGTTGGAAAGAGCAAGGAATATTAATCCTAAAGAAGGAGAGCCATGTGGCTGTGGTAAATGTGAAGTATGTTTACTCTTTGGATCTCATAATGATAAGACAAAGACCTTGTCAAGAGTCATTATTAGAGACTCGTTTTTAGATCAAGAAGATTTTAAAAACAATTTTGGTAAATATTTTGATAGAGACATTGAGTATACAGAGGAAAAGACGGAAAACATAATAGATAGGATAGCTGGTACTGCTAGGTATCCAAGAACCATGGAAAGGGTTCCTGCTGGGGCAAAGTTTAAGTTTTCAAGTAGTATAGCTTTTTATGAGGGTGATGATGTGGAAAAGTTAGTTAAAACTTTTGTTGAGGGAATGAGAATGCTGGAGGACGATTATTTGGGGGGTAGTGGTACTCGTGGATATGGACATATAAAGTTTGAAAATCTTTCTTTTTATGTAAAGCCCTATGAGAGTTATTATAAAGATAATCAGAGAAAGGAAATAGGTAAAAGTGTAGCATTGACAGATAAAGATATAGTGGAAGAATTGGTAAAAGAGCTCAAAGAAGTGTTAAAGAAGTGA
- the csm4 gene encoding type III-A CRISPR-associated RAMP protein Csm4, translating to MRVEIFKLFKEGPILLHIGLRRMDRTSTIVHSDTLFSALSNSLVKLLGEEKFKTFEEKLIISSLFIGLRMPNFDILFVPMPDIFIKLPRDRSDQHKRYKKIQWISLKALGKILSFFDKENLSINLENLDDFSFLNSKFLVAKEEFEEIKEEIDFIGTILEPKVSVNRESSVSENLFFQENLILWPIKTSDNVEIRPFLYFFKKEEPNLDSIFIPVLNLFIEEGIGGERSTGKGTFDYYEKELTDLPDEGNLEITLSLTTPMREEVNNLIYYQIIKRDGFVFYNAPKGFRKKVHYKVKEGALVKSPYIGENIDVSPVEELRVISYGKNLGYKFS from the coding sequence ATGAGGGTTGAGATTTTTAAATTATTCAAAGAGGGTCCTATTTTGTTACATATAGGGCTCCGTAGAATGGATAGAACTTCTACTATAGTTCACTCAGATACTTTGTTTTCTGCTCTAAGTAATTCTCTTGTTAAGCTTTTGGGCGAGGAGAAGTTTAAAACTTTTGAGGAGAAACTGATTATATCCTCCCTTTTCATAGGTTTAAGGATGCCTAATTTTGACATTTTATTTGTACCTATGCCCGATATATTTATTAAATTGCCCCGTGATAGAAGTGACCAACATAAAAGGTACAAGAAGATTCAATGGATATCTTTAAAGGCTCTTGGGAAAATTTTAAGCTTCTTTGATAAAGAAAATCTTTCTATAAATTTGGAAAATTTAGATGATTTTAGTTTTTTGAATAGCAAATTTTTAGTAGCGAAAGAAGAGTTTGAGGAGATAAAAGAAGAGATAGACTTTATAGGTACTATTCTTGAACCTAAGGTAAGTGTAAATAGGGAGAGTAGTGTTTCAGAAAATTTATTCTTCCAAGAAAATCTTATTTTATGGCCTATAAAGACTTCTGATAATGTAGAGATAAGACCATTTTTGTACTTCTTTAAAAAAGAGGAACCTAATTTAGATAGCATTTTTATTCCTGTTTTAAACCTATTCATTGAGGAAGGGATAGGCGGAGAAAGGAGTACAGGAAAAGGTACTTTTGATTATTACGAAAAAGAGCTTACCGATTTGCCTGATGAAGGAAATTTGGAAATTACTCTTTCTCTTACTACACCAATGAGGGAAGAAGTAAATAATTTGATTTATTATCAGATTATAAAAAGAGATGGATTTGTTTTTTACAATGCTCCTAAAGGCTTTAGGAAAAAGGTACACTATAAAGTAAAAGAGGGCGCTTTAGTGAAGTCTCCTTATATTGGAGAAAATATTGATGTCTCACCAGTGGAAGAGTTAAGGGTAATATCTTATGGAAAGAATTTGGGTTACAAATTTTCTTAA
- the csm5 gene encoding type III-A CRISPR-associated RAMP protein Csm5, translated as MKLNITTITPTIVRSGEEISTVSECIIEGDNLYIVNKDKLINFLKTKKDNVKIIEELSKTVLEGQNLKGFLDKNNIPINEVCEPPLKLSERMDDYRRKSVYLPMTSLKRAFIPGSTIKGILRSALLFHYYLSTKKEPPHRGDSKKDNSPYIGEDVLRNENKISTDIMKYVIVRDSSSINFEELRAYKIQRIPHRKLWQIIIAIPPQRKFSIEICIKKDKNYNGPDFWKEFFEKDPEVKLWEYLKDYSNRLIDKELEILENLRRKNSGNENDGERKKIFDDFIKHYKKVKEVMSQKDVIFIPIGFGKTYYFNSLGYFLGSNVPIRRKNVDLKFYPSTRWAVEINEKYYPLGWCALTRSE; from the coding sequence ATGAAACTGAATATTACTACAATAACCCCTACGATAGTAAGAAGTGGAGAAGAAATCTCTACAGTTTCAGAGTGCATAATAGAGGGTGATAATCTTTATATTGTAAACAAAGATAAATTGATAAACTTTTTGAAAACAAAAAAGGATAATGTCAAGATAATAGAGGAGCTTTCTAAGACAGTGCTTGAAGGCCAAAATTTAAAAGGCTTTTTAGATAAGAATAATATTCCTATAAATGAAGTATGTGAACCACCATTAAAATTGAGTGAAAGAATGGATGATTATAGAAGGAAAAGTGTATATTTGCCAATGACCTCTTTAAAAAGGGCTTTTATTCCTGGAAGTACTATAAAGGGAATACTGAGAAGTGCCTTACTTTTTCATTATTATCTTAGTACTAAAAAAGAACCACCTCATAGAGGAGATTCTAAAAAAGATAATTCTCCTTATATAGGGGAAGATGTGTTAAGAAACGAAAATAAAATATCTACAGATATAATGAAATATGTAATAGTTAGAGATAGCAGTAGTATAAATTTTGAAGAATTAAGAGCATACAAAATTCAGAGAATTCCTCATAGGAAACTTTGGCAAATTATAATTGCAATACCTCCTCAAAGAAAATTTTCCATTGAAATATGTATTAAAAAAGACAAAAATTATAATGGACCAGATTTTTGGAAAGAGTTTTTTGAGAAAGACCCTGAAGTTAAGTTATGGGAATATCTAAAGGATTATTCTAACAGGCTTATTGATAAAGAGTTAGAAATATTGGAAAACTTAAGAAGAAAGAATTCAGGAAATGAAAATGATGGGGAAAGAAAGAAGATATTTGATGACTTTATTAAGCACTACAAAAAAGTCAAAGAGGTGATGTCTCAAAAAGATGTCATCTTTATTCCTATAGGATTCGGAAAGACATACTATTTTAATTCTTTAGGATATTTTTTAGGTAGTAATGTGCCTATTCGTAGAAAAAATGTAGATCTTAAGTTTTACCCTTCAACGCGATGGGCAGTGGAGATAAATGAAAAGTATTATCCCTTAGGATGGTGTGCACTAACAAGAAGTGAATAA
- a CDS encoding TM1812 family CRISPR-associated protein, translated as MNKLIVGFVPKDSREFAYVVDSKKYKGYSTIEALASYFLQDSVNFRILLLRPESLDESWEEDLKSRLISIGMKEENIVVCKFPTNGSYEGKRFITDPKIISDFIFLALKENYKEEKEVILDVSRGLNFLVLSAVEAYRRFIVAIKAKNILNRGNIPNFKYVYLTPLGEGGGLSEIRLEKIDAHFFFDYFKNYDRLPFDFETEKKEELCMKFNFIKKYITQIVNTCIYTVKRGFVLAFLTIIDWKKVEEFLKEAEDKLNFLALMDLDSELSEWEKTSEGEEIIKRKYAMNYPLGNLWIYINLLKAFLEIYYEYRDKIFIENDLKWVKIETLKDFNERIINGVFKEYGTNVILCNELEKFEFSFKRGEIRESKGGHSDILRNFNAHAGLILDFLEQDPKKGAITYKKEIHNKINSFLREWQKEIETYKS; from the coding sequence GTGAATAAATTAATTGTTGGTTTTGTACCAAAAGATAGCCGAGAGTTTGCATATGTAGTAGATAGTAAAAAGTATAAAGGGTATTCTACTATTGAGGCTTTGGCCTCTTATTTTTTACAAGACTCAGTAAATTTTAGGATATTACTTCTTAGACCCGAATCTTTAGACGAGTCTTGGGAAGAAGATTTAAAAAGCAGGTTAATTAGCATTGGAATGAAAGAGGAGAATATTGTGGTTTGTAAATTTCCTACCAATGGAAGTTATGAGGGAAAAAGGTTTATTACTGATCCTAAAATTATTTCAGATTTTATTTTCTTAGCTTTAAAGGAAAATTATAAAGAGGAAAAGGAAGTTATATTAGATGTATCAAGGGGGTTAAACTTCTTAGTCCTTAGTGCTGTAGAAGCTTATAGAAGATTTATTGTTGCTATTAAAGCTAAAAATATTTTGAATAGAGGAAACATACCTAACTTCAAATATGTATACCTTACTCCTTTGGGAGAGGGAGGAGGCTTAAGCGAGATAAGGTTAGAGAAGATTGATGCTCATTTCTTTTTTGATTATTTTAAAAATTATGATAGATTGCCTTTTGATTTTGAGACGGAAAAGAAGGAAGAATTGTGCATGAAATTTAATTTCATAAAGAAGTACATTACTCAAATAGTAAACACTTGTATATACACTGTAAAAAGAGGTTTTGTTTTGGCTTTTCTAACCATTATAGATTGGAAAAAGGTTGAGGAATTCTTGAAAGAGGCAGAGGATAAATTAAATTTCTTAGCTTTAATGGATTTAGATTCTGAGCTCTCAGAATGGGAGAAAACTTCGGAGGGAGAAGAAATTATTAAGAGGAAATATGCCATGAATTATCCTTTGGGAAATCTCTGGATTTATATAAACCTATTAAAGGCTTTCTTGGAGATTTATTATGAGTATAGAGATAAAATTTTTATAGAAAATGATCTGAAATGGGTAAAGATAGAGACGCTTAAAGATTTTAACGAAAGGATAATTAATGGTGTTTTTAAAGAATATGGAACAAATGTGATTCTATGCAATGAGTTAGAAAAGTTTGAGTTTTCTTTCAAAAGAGGAGAAATTAGAGAAAGTAAAGGGGGACATTCGGATATTTTGAGAAACTTTAATGCTCATGCAGGACTCATATTGGACTTTTTGGAACAAGATCCTAAAAAAGGTGCTATAACTTATAAGAAAGAAATACATAACAAGATTAATAGTTTTTTGAGGGAATGGCAAAAAGAAATTGAAACATATAAAAGTTGA
- a CDS encoding zinc-dependent alcohol dehydrogenase family protein, which translates to MKAMLLREVKDLTVWQDPLSLEEVSIPIPKEKEILIKVSACGVCRTDLDIVEGRLPPTKLPLILGHQIVGTVVDKGKDANKFQIGDRVGVAWINHSCGVCRFCRSGQENLCDDFKATGKDVDGGYAEYTVVSEDYAYKIPQNYSDEEAAPLLCAGAIGYRSVKLSNIKNGDNIGLSGFGASGHLVLKIIKYLYPDSKIFVFARSERERELAKELGSYWTGDFGEVTPFKLNAIIDTTPVWKTIVLVLRNLEKGGRLVINAIRKENQDKDFLINLNYERDLWMEKEIKSVANITRRDVEEFLTLAEKVDLKPVVEVYKLEEANKALRDLKEGRIRGAKVLKMS; encoded by the coding sequence ATGAAGGCAATGCTCCTTAGAGAAGTGAAAGATCTTACTGTATGGCAAGATCCTCTTTCTCTTGAAGAGGTTTCTATCCCTATTCCAAAGGAGAAAGAGATTTTGATAAAGGTTTCTGCTTGTGGAGTTTGTAGGACTGACCTTGATATTGTAGAGGGGAGACTTCCTCCTACTAAATTACCTTTGATTTTGGGACACCAAATTGTGGGCACGGTTGTGGATAAGGGGAAAGATGCTAATAAATTCCAAATTGGAGATAGGGTTGGAGTTGCATGGATAAATCATTCTTGTGGGGTGTGTAGGTTTTGTAGATCTGGTCAGGAAAATTTATGTGATGATTTCAAAGCTACGGGAAAAGATGTGGATGGAGGATATGCAGAGTATACGGTTGTCTCGGAGGATTATGCTTATAAAATTCCTCAAAATTATTCTGATGAAGAAGCAGCACCACTTTTATGTGCCGGTGCAATAGGATATAGGTCGGTTAAGCTTTCTAATATAAAAAATGGGGATAATATTGGACTTTCTGGATTTGGAGCCTCAGGCCATTTAGTGTTGAAGATAATAAAGTATCTTTATCCAGATTCTAAGATATTTGTTTTTGCAAGAAGTGAAAGAGAAAGAGAGTTGGCAAAGGAATTGGGAAGTTACTGGACAGGAGATTTTGGTGAAGTTACTCCCTTTAAACTAAATGCTATTATTGACACTACTCCTGTATGGAAAACTATAGTCTTAGTACTTAGGAACTTGGAAAAGGGAGGAAGATTGGTTATAAATGCCATAAGAAAGGAAAATCAAGACAAAGACTTTCTCATTAACTTGAATTATGAAAGAGATTTGTGGATGGAGAAGGAGATAAAAAGTGTTGCTAATATAACAAGGAGAGATGTGGAAGAATTTTTAACATTAGCAGAAAAGGTTGATTTAAAACCAGTGGTTGAAGTATATAAGCTGGAAGAGGCTAATAAGGCATTGAGAGATCTTAAAGAGGGAAGGATAAGAGGGGCAAAAGTTTTGAAAATGAGCTAA
- a CDS encoding DUF438 domain-containing protein — MSELFGFRKDRKEMLKELIRKIHKGEDPEKLKAQFRELFGSVTTTEIAQIEQELIQEGMPREEVMRLCEVHLAVFQEALDKDKPSAQLGHPVNILMEEHKKLIEFSDKLKKAIEELREIGDYDRGKDKILEIKEITDHFKESEKHYLREENVLFPYLEKHGITEPPAIMWMDHDKIRAIKKDLYKIVDNYNSMSFDEFIRRIGVVAIELGDMLASHFYKENNILFPMGLHVISEEEWKDIRLQFDEIGYCCFTPPDVITPIEVEKKEVSSVQQGMVNLPTGSLSLIELEAILNTLPVDITFVDKNDEVRYFSETKDRIFVRTKAVIGRKVQQCHPQKSVHIVEKILEEFKKGTKDHAEFWINMNGRLIYIRYFAVRDREGNYLGTLEVTQDVTEIKKLEGERRLLDW; from the coding sequence ATGAGTGAGCTTTTTGGTTTCAGAAAAGATAGAAAAGAAATGCTAAAAGAATTAATTAGAAAGATTCATAAGGGAGAAGATCCCGAAAAATTAAAAGCTCAATTTAGGGAACTTTTTGGTAGTGTTACAACTACAGAGATAGCACAAATTGAACAAGAGTTGATTCAAGAAGGTATGCCAAGAGAGGAAGTAATGAGGCTTTGCGAAGTACATCTTGCAGTATTTCAGGAGGCTTTAGATAAGGATAAACCTTCTGCTCAGTTGGGACATCCTGTGAATATTTTGATGGAGGAGCACAAAAAATTAATAGAGTTTTCAGATAAATTGAAAAAAGCCATAGAGGAGCTTAGAGAAATAGGTGATTATGATAGAGGTAAAGATAAAATATTAGAAATCAAGGAAATTACAGATCATTTTAAGGAATCAGAAAAGCATTATTTGAGGGAAGAAAATGTTCTCTTCCCCTATTTAGAGAAGCATGGGATAACAGAGCCACCTGCTATTATGTGGATGGATCATGATAAGATTAGAGCAATCAAAAAGGATTTATATAAAATAGTGGATAACTATAATAGCATGAGTTTTGATGAGTTTATAAGAAGAATTGGGGTTGTGGCTATTGAGCTTGGAGATATGTTAGCTTCTCACTTTTACAAAGAAAATAATATTTTATTCCCTATGGGACTTCACGTAATATCCGAAGAGGAGTGGAAAGATATAAGGCTACAATTTGATGAAATAGGGTATTGTTGTTTTACTCCTCCTGATGTGATAACTCCTATAGAAGTAGAGAAGAAAGAGGTATCAAGTGTTCAGCAAGGTATGGTTAATTTACCTACAGGAAGCCTAAGTCTTATTGAGTTGGAGGCAATTCTAAATACCCTTCCTGTGGATATAACCTTTGTGGATAAGAATGATGAGGTAAGATATTTCAGTGAGACAAAGGATAGAATTTTTGTGAGGACAAAAGCTGTGATTGGTAGAAAGGTCCAGCAGTGTCATCCTCAGAAAAGCGTTCATATAGTGGAAAAGATATTAGAAGAGTTTAAGAAGGGTACAAAGGATCATGCAGAGTTCTGGATAAATATGAATGGAAGGCTAATATATATAAGGTATTTTGCTGTAAGAGATAGAGAAGGGAACTATTTAGGTACTTTAGAGGTCACACAGGACGTAACAGAAATCAAAAAGCTTGAAGGAGAAAGAAGACTTTTAGATTGGTAA
- a CDS encoding GNAT family N-acetyltransferase — protein sequence MEKVLIRAVNKKDIDSIYNLLKELYETIEDKSGLDIDRAYENLQFFISNDNNLTFVAEWEGNIVGFISVFIRKTILHTLPSALIEELVVDKNYRGKGIGKRLIEAVIKKCEELNIGEIEVSTEITNINAREFYKSIGFKEKGILLEMDL from the coding sequence ATGGAAAAAGTATTGATAAGAGCTGTTAATAAAAAAGATATTGATTCAATTTACAATTTACTTAAAGAGCTTTATGAAACAATAGAGGATAAAAGCGGTTTAGACATTGATAGAGCTTATGAAAATCTTCAATTTTTTATAAGCAATGATAATAATCTTACTTTTGTAGCAGAGTGGGAAGGTAATATAGTAGGATTTATAAGCGTTTTTATAAGGAAAACAATTCTACATACATTACCTTCTGCATTGATAGAAGAATTAGTTGTTGACAAAAATTATAGGGGAAAAGGTATAGGTAAAAGGTTGATTGAGGCAGTAATAAAAAAATGTGAAGAATTAAATATAGGTGAAATTGAAGTGAGTACTGAGATAACTAATATAAATGCGAGAGAATTTTATAAAAGTATTGGATTTAAAGAAAAAGGTATACTTTTGGAAATGGATTTATAA
- a CDS encoding NAD(P)-binding domain-containing protein, whose product MVGFIGYGNMGSMLIRKFIEEKALKPQEIIVSTRTKSKLQNLKEIYKDINIAEDNKDLAKRAKYIFICVKQPEVKGVLDEIKDFLDSDRHIISLAGAITIENIEKIFPGQVSKVTPTVLSEINEGVTLIAHNEKVKEENKKYIESLFEKISKVKRITEEDFPFAVEITSCAPGFLSSIFNEFMKSSLKHNKTLREDEVKDMLVYTIYSTAKLIYERNLAFEDVIEKVATKGGITEEGVKVLEKHLTPIFDEVFEKTLEKRRMIKEKADELFKS is encoded by the coding sequence ATGGTCGGTTTTATAGGCTATGGAAATATGGGAAGTATGCTTATTAGAAAATTCATTGAAGAAAAAGCCTTAAAACCACAAGAGATAATTGTATCTACAAGAACAAAAAGTAAACTTCAAAATTTAAAAGAAATTTATAAAGATATTAATATTGCCGAGGATAATAAAGATCTTGCAAAAAGAGCAAAATACATTTTTATCTGTGTAAAACAGCCAGAAGTTAAGGGAGTTCTAGATGAGATTAAAGATTTCCTTGATTCTGATAGGCATATTATTTCTCTTGCAGGTGCTATAACCATTGAGAACATTGAAAAAATATTTCCAGGCCAAGTCTCAAAAGTCACACCTACGGTACTTTCGGAAATAAACGAAGGAGTAACACTTATTGCGCATAACGAAAAAGTGAAAGAAGAAAACAAGAAGTATATAGAGTCTTTATTTGAGAAGATAAGTAAAGTTAAGAGGATAACAGAGGAAGATTTTCCTTTTGCTGTAGAGATAACAAGTTGTGCACCAGGATTTTTGTCTTCAATTTTTAATGAATTTATGAAATCTTCTTTGAAGCATAATAAAACTCTAAGAGAAGACGAAGTAAAAGATATGTTAGTCTATACCATATATAGTACTGCAAAATTAATTTATGAAAGGAATTTGGCTTTTGAAGATGTAATTGAGAAGGTTGCGACAAAGGGCGGGATAACGGAAGAAGGAGTTAAGGTTTTGGAGAAACATCTTACTCCAATTTTTGATGAAGTTTTTGAAAAAACTCTTGAAAAAAGAAGAATGATAAAAGAAAAAGCAGATGAACTTTTTAAAAGTTGA
- the hepT gene encoding type VII toxin-antitoxin system HepT family RNase toxin, with the protein MTVEEYSRDWKTQRIVERTLQIAIEICIDIANHIISDEGYRTPVSYSDTFKVIYENKVISEEVYNIMEKISKFRNILVHNYTKINPD; encoded by the coding sequence ATTACCGTAGAAGAATATTCTCGTGATTGGAAAACTCAAAGAATAGTAGAAAGAACTTTACAAATAGCAATTGAGATATGCATAGATATTGCAAATCATATAATCTCAGATGAAGGATATAGAACTCCTGTAAGTTACAGTGATACTTTTAAAGTAATATATGAAAATAAGGTAATATCTGAAGAGGTTTATAATATTATGGAAAAAATCTCTAAGTTTAGAAATATCTTGGTTCATAATTATACTAAAATTAATCCCGATTAA
- a CDS encoding nucleotidyltransferase domain-containing protein: MTPLSDINIAIYLEDSKNIDLFNKKIQILRDLEEETHINEIDLVILNEAPISLKGRILENKIVIVDRDPSFRYSFESITLREFLDFSIKEKQILFRRYKV; this comes from the coding sequence ATAACCCCTTTAAGTGATATCAATATTGCAATATATTTAGAAGATTCCAAAAATATAGATCTTTTTAATAAAAAAATTCAAATTCTAAGGGATTTAGAAGAAGAAACTCATATAAATGAAATAGATCTTGTAATTTTGAATGAAGCTCCCATATCATTAAAGGGTAGAATTTTAGAAAATAAAATTGTCATAGTTGATAGAGATCCATCTTTTAGATATTCCTTTGAGTCCATTACATTAAGAGAATTTCTTGACTTTTCTATCAAGGAGAAACAAATTCTTTTTAGGAGGTATAAGGTTTGA
- a CDS encoding class I SAM-dependent methyltransferase, which translates to MKHQGWDWKEIKEERWDTPAEEVYYLLNRWKDQGKSRFLDLGCGRGRHSIFFAKHGFEVYATDISESGIEILKEKAKLQNLNINAEVCDMHNLPYSNEFFDCMLAFHVIYHTNREGIRRVISEIYRVLKKDGECFLTFNSKFSKSFNNPNNILLEDGTVIKKEGIEAGIPHYYVDKEEVLELMNNFEIISFKYVEEILPKRSNKFFVLATKK; encoded by the coding sequence ATGAAACATCAAGGTTGGGATTGGAAAGAAATAAAAGAAGAAAGATGGGATACACCCGCAGAAGAGGTATATTATCTACTAAATCGTTGGAAAGATCAGGGAAAATCAAGATTTTTAGATTTAGGGTGTGGAAGGGGAAGACATTCTATATTCTTCGCAAAACATGGATTTGAAGTTTATGCTACAGATATCTCTGAGAGTGGTATTGAAATTTTAAAAGAGAAAGCTAAATTACAAAATTTGAATATAAATGCTGAAGTATGTGATATGCACAATTTACCATATTCCAATGAATTCTTTGACTGTATGTTAGCCTTTCATGTAATATATCACACCAATAGAGAAGGAATAAGAAGAGTAATATCTGAAATATATAGAGTTTTGAAAAAGGATGGAGAATGTTTTTTGACCTTTAATTCCAAATTTAGTAAGAGCTTTAACAATCCTAATAACATACTTCTTGAGGACGGCACCGTGATAAAAAAGGAAGGAATTGAGGCAGGAATACCTCACTACTACGTAGATAAAGAGGAAGTTCTTGAGTTGATGAACAATTTTGAAATAATTAGTTTTAAATATGTAGAGGAAATACTTCCTAAAAGAAGTAATAAATTCTTTGTACTTGCAACTAAAAAATAA
- a CDS encoding outer membrane protein assembly factor BamB family protein: protein MKGISRIFLITLILTLFIGGCVTKKNPQISILNPKNEDIVSGTVNIEVQVTVDEKNSISSVEFYVDDTKIGTKTQAPYTCSWNTEGFETGNHTITVKAYDNKGNTSSASINVGKNAFLKWIIGTGYIYACPAIGDDGTIYVIGSKLYAINPDGSIKWGKSLENEYFNVQCSPVIGNDGTIYVVSSGDNAQLYAVNPGDGSTKWSTLISKLNNHIGNISLTLDSKGNIYLGNAAGYLYSLDSNGNIRWTYTCGQGITSYPVVDKDDNIYTFCKNTGSGGVFYSINSDGNYRWSYSFPINEWCTAPPSIDSEGNIYLPISSGTYGKIYKYDKEGTLQWTTQVSGNIYYSPIFDNSGYLYVCDESKNIYKISTNNGSIVESTNIGYHSSLVISKEGIIYAIGIDSSKYVIRAIDASDLSIKWNYTAPQTYYTTLSNDGILYFGTLGSELFAIKVDSTGLMDSPWPKYRKDLKNTGKAD from the coding sequence ATGAAGGGGATTTCAAGAATTTTCTTAATTACTCTTATTTTAACTCTTTTCATTGGTGGATGTGTAACCAAAAAAAATCCTCAAATATCAATTCTAAACCCAAAAAATGAAGATATTGTCTCTGGAACAGTAAACATAGAAGTACAAGTAACAGTAGATGAGAAAAATAGTATAAGTTCTGTAGAATTCTATGTAGACGATACAAAAATAGGCACAAAAACCCAAGCACCATATACATGCAGTTGGAATACAGAAGGATTTGAGACAGGAAATCATACTATCACCGTTAAAGCATACGACAATAAAGGAAACACGTCATCTGCAAGTATCAATGTAGGTAAAAACGCATTCTTGAAATGGATCATTGGAACAGGTTACATATATGCTTGCCCTGCCATAGGAGATGATGGAACTATTTATGTAATAGGAAGTAAACTCTACGCAATTAATCCTGATGGTAGCATAAAGTGGGGAAAAAGCCTCGAGAATGAATATTTCAATGTTCAATGCTCTCCTGTTATTGGAAATGATGGAACCATTTATGTAGTAAGCAGTGGGGACAATGCACAATTATACGCTGTAAATCCAGGAGATGGATCAACAAAATGGAGTACTCTTATAAGTAAATTAAACAATCATATTGGAAATATTTCTCTTACTCTTGACTCTAAAGGAAACATATATCTTGGAAATGCAGCAGGCTATCTCTACTCATTAGATTCTAATGGTAATATAAGATGGACTTACACTTGTGGACAAGGTATAACCTCATACCCAGTAGTAGATAAAGATGATAATATTTATACATTTTGTAAAAACACTGGTTCTGGAGGTGTCTTTTACTCTATTAATTCTGATGGTAATTATAGATGGTCTTACAGTTTTCCTATAAATGAATGGTGCACTGCTCCACCCTCAATAGATAGTGAAGGAAATATATACTTGCCAATATCAAGCGGAACCTATGGAAAGATATATAAGTATGATAAAGAAGGTACTCTACAATGGACTACTCAGGTTTCTGGAAACATCTATTATTCTCCAATATTTGATAATTCTGGCTATCTATATGTTTGCGATGAAAGCAAAAATATTTATAAAATATCAACTAATAATGGCTCTATTGTTGAATCTACAAATATAGGTTATCATTCTTCGTTAGTTATATCTAAAGAGGGTATAATCTATGCCATAGGTATTGATTCAAGCAAATACGTCATTAGAGCTATAGATGCATCAGATCTATCTATAAAGTGGAACTACACTGCCCCACAAACATATTACACTACTTTATCTAATGATGGCATTTTGTATTTCGGAACCCTTGGATCAGAACTATTTGCCATTAAAGTTGATAGTACTGGACTCATGGATTCACCCTGGCCTAAATATAGAAAGGATTTAAAAAACACAGGTAAAGCAGATTAA